In a genomic window of Nodularia sp. LEGE 06071:
- a CDS encoding PP2C family protein-serine/threonine phosphatase produces MFQILVIDDDISIQTLLKRMLEKQGYKVVAASNGEEGIALAIAYHPALVICDWIMPGLNGLEVCKRMKTDPNLSTTFFIFLTSLDSIADRVKGLDAGADDFIAKPIEQNELKARVRAGLRLHQLSQDLHTQKLLLETELAEAAEYVRSLLPLPATEPFRINSRFIPSRQLGGDCFDYYWLDSDCLAIYLLDAAGHGLKAALPSISVLNLLRSRALKGLNYYQPSAVLKALNQTFQMNYQNDKYFTIWYGVYNRVNRELIYASAGHPPAILVSGTSPKNSAIQLLRTPGMPVGMFPEAQYVDACCHIDKFSSLYIFSDGAYEITKLDGTLWSLDAFIQILVSLQHTIDRQLDQVLNYLIALNSKEAFDDDLSILQINFD; encoded by the coding sequence ATGTTTCAAATCCTGGTAATTGATGATGATATTTCTATCCAAACACTCCTGAAAAGGATGTTAGAAAAACAGGGCTATAAGGTAGTTGCTGCTAGTAATGGAGAAGAAGGAATTGCCTTGGCGATCGCTTACCATCCCGCCCTGGTTATTTGTGATTGGATTATGCCGGGATTGAATGGATTAGAAGTCTGTAAGCGCATGAAAACAGACCCGAATTTATCCACTACTTTCTTTATTTTTTTAACATCTTTGGATTCCATCGCTGATCGTGTCAAGGGGCTAGATGCTGGGGCTGATGATTTTATCGCTAAACCTATTGAGCAAAATGAACTGAAAGCCAGAGTCAGAGCCGGATTGCGCTTGCATCAGTTAAGTCAGGATTTACACACCCAAAAGCTGCTCTTAGAAACAGAACTAGCCGAAGCCGCAGAATATGTGCGATCGCTTTTACCTTTACCAGCCACCGAACCCTTCAGGATCAATTCTCGATTCATTCCTTCCCGACAACTCGGCGGCGATTGTTTCGATTACTACTGGCTAGATTCTGACTGTCTAGCTATATACCTGCTAGATGCAGCCGGACATGGACTCAAAGCTGCCCTTCCTTCAATTTCCGTACTAAATCTGTTACGTTCCCGTGCCTTAAAAGGGTTGAATTACTATCAACCGAGTGCTGTACTCAAGGCTTTAAATCAAACCTTCCAAATGAATTACCAAAATGACAAGTATTTTACTATTTGGTATGGAGTTTATAACCGAGTTAATCGGGAATTAATCTATGCAAGCGCAGGTCATCCACCAGCAATATTAGTATCAGGCACATCTCCTAAAAACTCTGCTATTCAACTACTGAGAACACCTGGAATGCCAGTTGGGATGTTTCCCGAAGCCCAATATGTTGATGCGTGTTGCCATATTGATAAATTTAGTAGTCTATATATTTTTAGTGATGGTGCTTACGAAATTACAAAATTGGATGGCACACTTTGGAGTTTGGATGCTTTCATTCAAATACTTGTGAGCTTACAACACACCATTGATCGCCAACTCGATCAGGTATTGAATTATCTGATTGCTTTGAACTCCAAAGAGGCTTTTGATGATGATTTATCAATCCTACAAATTAATTTCGATTAA
- a CDS encoding MlaE family ABC transporter permease, with the protein MQTKKKLDQLWIVRCFAALLLFGQVLLHLLQGKTYYRKILQHMVTAGPASVSPVILVSGFSGMIFTIQTARELTRFGALDAVGGAFAVAFCRELAPLLTASIIAGQVGSAFAAEIGAMRVTEQIDALYMLRTNPIDYLVLPRVIACILMMPIMMIFALVMGITGGVFAASQFYNIDPEAFLESVRTFLELSDLLMVLVKGVVFGAIVGINGCSWGLTTKGGAKEVGESATTAVVSTWVLIFMMDFFLSVLMFDKPIL; encoded by the coding sequence ATGCAAACCAAAAAAAAATTAGACCAATTATGGATTGTACGCTGTTTTGCCGCATTGCTACTCTTTGGTCAAGTACTGCTGCATTTACTCCAAGGAAAAACTTACTACCGGAAAATTTTGCAACACATGGTAACCGCCGGGCCGGCTTCGGTGTCCCCGGTTATCCTGGTCAGTGGGTTTTCGGGGATGATTTTTACTATTCAAACTGCTAGAGAATTAACCAGATTTGGGGCATTAGATGCGGTAGGGGGTGCTTTTGCTGTGGCTTTTTGCAGAGAATTAGCGCCACTTTTGACCGCTAGTATTATTGCCGGACAAGTCGGTTCGGCTTTTGCCGCAGAAATAGGTGCTATGCGAGTTACAGAGCAAATTGATGCACTTTATATGCTGAGAACAAATCCGATTGATTACTTAGTGCTTCCTAGAGTCATTGCTTGCATTTTAATGATGCCAATTATGATGATTTTTGCTTTAGTTATGGGCATCACTGGCGGTGTTTTTGCTGCATCACAATTTTACAATATTGATCCTGAAGCTTTTTTGGAGTCTGTGAGAACTTTTTTAGAACTATCAGATTTACTTATGGTTTTAGTAAAGGGAGTGGTTTTTGGAGCTATAGTTGGGATCAATGGCTGTAGTTGGGGACTAACTACCAAAGGAGGCGCGAAAGAAGTTGGAGAATCAGCAACAACAGCAGTTGTTAGTACTTGGGTATTAATTTTTATGATGGACTTTTTTCTTTCTGTGTTGATGTTCGATAAACCGATACTTTAA
- a CDS encoding DUF1350 family protein, which produces MDWKEIRGNWVLIPQKPIGIIHFLGGAFVATAPHLTYRWLLEQLAEQGYVIIATPFVNTLDHIAIANTALLNFERTRERLQESGALRQLYLPTYGLGHSMGCKLHLLIGSLLDVERAGNILISFNNYAAKEAIPLVEQINSTFRVEFTPSPLETNQMIQESYNIRRNLLIKFTNDTIDQSTPLTKILQARFAEMVTAQTLPGSHTTPLGQDIKWQPGASFTPLDALGQWFRQEVYRDLNQLKRAILLWINPLSPP; this is translated from the coding sequence ATGGACTGGAAAGAAATTAGAGGTAACTGGGTACTGATTCCCCAAAAACCCATCGGGATCATCCATTTTCTGGGAGGTGCTTTTGTGGCTACTGCTCCCCATCTGACTTATCGCTGGTTACTAGAACAACTGGCGGAGCAAGGCTATGTTATTATTGCTACACCCTTTGTAAATACATTGGATCATATTGCGATCGCTAACACTGCATTGCTGAACTTTGAACGCACCAGAGAAAGATTACAAGAGTCTGGGGCATTACGCCAGCTTTATCTGCCTACTTATGGACTAGGGCATAGCATGGGTTGTAAACTTCACTTACTGATTGGGAGTCTGCTAGACGTAGAACGTGCCGGGAATATTTTAATTTCCTTCAACAACTACGCCGCCAAAGAGGCTATCCCCTTAGTAGAACAGATAAATTCTACTTTCCGAGTTGAGTTTACTCCCTCGCCACTAGAAACGAACCAGATGATCCAGGAAAGCTACAATATTCGGCGGAATTTATTAATAAAATTTACCAATGATACCATTGACCAATCCACACCTTTAACCAAAATCTTACAGGCCCGCTTTGCGGAAATGGTCACAGCACAAACCTTACCAGGTAGTCACACTACACCTTTAGGTCAAGATATCAAATGGCAACCAGGAGCATCATTTACTCCCTTAGACGCTTTAGGGCAATGGTTTAGACAAGAAGTTTACCGAGATTTGAACCAGCTCAAACGCGCCATTCTCTTATGGATAAATCCGTTGTCACCTCCATAA
- a CDS encoding CsbD family protein — MSIEKRVEATAKNIEGKLQEVVGEVTGNPEDKTEGQAKQAESQVIHTIENIKDEVKKLID, encoded by the coding sequence ATGAGTATTGAAAAAAGAGTAGAAGCCACTGCCAAAAATATTGAAGGCAAGCTACAAGAAGTAGTCGGTGAAGTCACAGGTAACCCAGAAGATAAGACCGAAGGCCAAGCTAAACAGGCTGAATCCCAAGTTATTCACACCATAGAAAATATTAAAGATGAAGTGAAAAAACTGATAGACTAG
- a CDS encoding STAS domain-containing protein, with protein sequence MNQQVKVVKLSGIVNTTSSQEREQHITQLLESGAKIVLVDCQDVSFMDSSALGSLVLAFKTLREAGTRLVLCSINEQVRILFDITGMDKVFEIFLNQDEFNQAVLSQK encoded by the coding sequence ATGAATCAACAAGTCAAAGTCGTAAAACTAAGTGGAATTGTCAATACTACAAGCTCACAAGAACGGGAACAACATATTACTCAACTACTAGAAAGTGGGGCAAAAATAGTTTTAGTTGATTGTCAAGATGTGTCATTTATGGATAGTTCTGCCTTGGGGTCTTTGGTATTAGCTTTCAAAACTTTACGGGAAGCAGGTACCAGGCTAGTTCTTTGTTCTATTAATGAACAAGTCAGAATATTATTTGATATAACGGGTATGGATAAGGTATTTGAGATATTTTTAAATCAAGATGAGTTTAATCAGGCTGTACTTTCTCAAAAATAA
- a CDS encoding GlsB/YeaQ/YmgE family stress response membrane protein: MNIIAWIILGLIAGAIAKAIYPGRQGGGIITTMVLGIVGAVIGGTIVTLLETGTLQFTAATLSIPGIIVAILGAIVAIFLWGLLTGSTSH, encoded by the coding sequence ATGAACATCATTGCTTGGATCATTCTGGGTTTGATTGCTGGAGCTATTGCTAAAGCTATTTATCCTGGTCGTCAGGGTGGCGGAATCATTACAACTATGGTTTTGGGTATTGTTGGTGCTGTAATCGGGGGAACTATTGTTACTCTCTTAGAAACCGGAACATTACAATTCACTGCGGCAACTCTCAGTATTCCTGGTATAATTGTCGCCATCCTTGGTGCAATAGTTGCCATCTTTTTATGGGGTTTGCTAACTGGTAGTACCAGCCATTAG